A single window of Nematostella vectensis chromosome 4, jaNemVect1.1, whole genome shotgun sequence DNA harbors:
- the LOC5513727 gene encoding tachykinin-like peptides receptor 86C: MATVSLVLITSIATVFSLVGFLANGLVLYLIFTTKSLRTPMNYLLLNLAIMDAITCCLTVPHIATGAAVYPGNLTLMQNIARGSEPSVVTAICKIRVFAWLGSTVQPYLLIAVAFERFMAVVYPLTSCVRVTKSRLRWIIPLCWIGGLLYVLPQMIALEYDDVLETCRPMLVNYSVYAYSTALLVLIFIIPALVITGLYLKVIRVLSASGQGMGIAAEQARMRQRAKRKVVNLVIAVTALFNVCWGFNNVLFYVMSSINDPDLKRDIPLIRQLCMSFSAAINPIFYLTFLNNFRNTLRLKFKRVTFKNLSRQSTTETRQEKVVMEEHGKPRLLGFQRRSFSSVK, translated from the coding sequence ATGGCAACCGTATCACTCGTTTTAATAACATCAATAGCGACTGTTTTTTCACTCGTCGGCTTTCTAGCAAATGGACTAGTTCTCTATTTGATTTTTACCACCAAGTCGCTTCGAACACCCATGAACTATTTACTATTGAATCTGGCCATAATGGACGCCATAACATGTTGCTTAACAGTGCCGCACATTGCAACAGGAGCAGCTGTTTACCCAGGGAACCTCACGTTGATGCAGAATATCGCGAGAGGCAGCGAACCCTCTGTTGTGACCGCTATTTGCAAAATCAGGGTTTTCGCTTGGCTCGGAAGCACCGTCCAGCCTTACTTACTGATCGCTGTGGCATTTGAGCGCTTCATGGCCGTGGTTTACCCTCTGACGAGCTGTGTTCGAGTCACTAAATCCAGATTACGATGGATTATACCGTTGTGCTGGATAGGGGGGTTGTTATACGTGCTGCCACAGATGATCGCCTTAGAATACGACGACGTGCTTGAGACCTGCCGACCAATGTTGGTAAACTACTCCGTATACGCCTACAGCACTGCCCTTTTAGTGTTAATCTTCATCATCCCAGCACTGGTCATAactggactttatttaaagGTCATCAGGGTGCTTAGCGCAAGCGGTCAAGGTATGGGAATAGCAGCCGAGCAAGCTAGGATGAGGCAGCGAGCAAAACGCAAAGTCGTTAACTTGGTCATCGCCGTCACAGCGTTATTTAACGTTTGCTGGGGATTTAATAATGTTCTGTTCTACGTGATGAGTAGCATAAATGATCCTGATCTTAAACGAGATATTCCACTAATCCGTCAACTTTGTATGAGCTTCAGCGCAGCCATCAATCCCATATTTTATCTAACCTTTTTGAATAATTTCAGGAACACTCTAAGGTTGAAATTTAAGCGCGTGACATTTAAAAACCTTAGTCGCCAGAGCACCACAGAAACGCGACAAGAAAAAGTGGTGATGGAGGAGCACGGTAAACCCAGATTGTTAGGTTTTCAAAGGAGATCTTTCTCAAGCGTTAAATAA
- the LOC5513725 gene encoding rRNA methyltransferase 3, mitochondrial isoform X1: protein MFQILDFTGLRLLYFSRVRRLSSKPSKAMASRVRSAISLNKRSYRDRHNRILLEGLRIVHDALLANMEPITIFYSNKNLIDKLTSKLPSRYFVPVDDKTMKNLSTALTPPGIVGVFKKPCSQLKIKSNVLPLTVICDRVKDPSNLGTIVRTCAAAGCQALITTEYSTDLWDPKVLRGGAGGHFRVPLYGLLSWKQIADMLGDDTRLYLAESDNTGHIKPLKPYFEVDWTLGPSALIVGGETTGISTEAQMLACGERGQAVHIPMVGNLDSLSAGISVALIVYEAFRQINGLVSHKNVKDKNTWP, encoded by the exons ATGTTTCAAATCCTTGATTTCACAGGGTTGAGATTATTATATTTTAGCAGGGTGCGCAGACTTTCCTCAAAACCATCAAAAGCAATGGCCTCGCGTGTCAG ATCTGCAATATCGCTGAATAAACGCAGTTACAGAGACAGACATAACAGAATCCTCCTAGAGGGGCTGCGCATAGTCCATGATGCACTGCTTGCTAATATGGAGCCCATTAcaatattttacagcaatAAAAACTTGATTGACAAGTTGACATCAAAACTTCCCAGTCGGTACTTTGTACCTGTTGATGATAAGACAATGAAGAATTTGTCGACAGCTCTTACACCCCCAGGAATTGTGGGTGTTTTTAAGAAACCTTGTTCACAATTAAAGATAAAATCAAATGTTCTTCCTCTTACTGTCATATGTGACAGAGTCAAAGACCCCTCTAATCTAG gTACCATTGTGCGGACCTGTGCTGCTGCTGGTTGCCAGGCCTTAATAACCACCGAGTATTCCACCGATCTTTGGGACCCAAAGGTTCTGAGGGGTGGGGCTGGTGGGCACTTTAGAGTCCCTCTCTATGGCTTGTTGTCATGGAAGCAGATTGCTGACATGCTTGGTGACGATACAAGACTATATCTAGCTGAGAGTGACAATACAG GACATATAAAACCCCTGAAGCCATATTTTGAGGTTGACTGGACTTTAGGCCCCAGTGCTCTTATTGTTGGAGGAGAAACCACAGGCATCAGCACTGAGGCACAAATGCTAGCCTGTGGGGAGAGGGGTCAGGCAGTGCACATACCAATGGTTGGGAATTTAGATAGTTTGAGTGCAGGAATCTCAGTGGCTCTTATTGTTTATGAGGCCTTcagacaaataaatggattaGTCTCCCATAAAAATGTCAAGGATAAGAATACTTGGCCATAG
- the LOC5513725 gene encoding rRNA methyltransferase 3, mitochondrial isoform X2, which translates to MFQILDFTGLRLLYFSRVRRLSSKPSKAMASRVRSAISLNKRSYRDRHNRILLEGLRIVHDALLANMEPITIFYSNKNLIDKLTSKLPSRYFVPVDDKTMKNLSTALTPPGIVGVFKKPCSQLKIKSNVLPLTVICDRVKDPSNLGTIVRTCAAAGCQALITTEYSTDLWDPKVLRGGAGGHFRVPLYGLLSWKQIADMLGDDTRLYLAESDNTENIQPPTNTHTWKREDI; encoded by the exons ATGTTTCAAATCCTTGATTTCACAGGGTTGAGATTATTATATTTTAGCAGGGTGCGCAGACTTTCCTCAAAACCATCAAAAGCAATGGCCTCGCGTGTCAG ATCTGCAATATCGCTGAATAAACGCAGTTACAGAGACAGACATAACAGAATCCTCCTAGAGGGGCTGCGCATAGTCCATGATGCACTGCTTGCTAATATGGAGCCCATTAcaatattttacagcaatAAAAACTTGATTGACAAGTTGACATCAAAACTTCCCAGTCGGTACTTTGTACCTGTTGATGATAAGACAATGAAGAATTTGTCGACAGCTCTTACACCCCCAGGAATTGTGGGTGTTTTTAAGAAACCTTGTTCACAATTAAAGATAAAATCAAATGTTCTTCCTCTTACTGTCATATGTGACAGAGTCAAAGACCCCTCTAATCTAG gTACCATTGTGCGGACCTGTGCTGCTGCTGGTTGCCAGGCCTTAATAACCACCGAGTATTCCACCGATCTTTGGGACCCAAAGGTTCTGAGGGGTGGGGCTGGTGGGCACTTTAGAGTCCCTCTCTATGGCTTGTTGTCATGGAAGCAGATTGCTGACATGCTTGGTGACGATACAAGACTATATCTAGCTGAGAGTGACAATACAG AAAACATCCAACCCCCAACAAACACACATACGTGGAAGAGGGAG GACATATAA